From Sporohalobacter salinus, a single genomic window includes:
- a CDS encoding TolC family protein has protein sequence MRKIELLLLISLILINSLLPGVALGKDFEQTNIVNVGLIYDGDDRFNQTLKSSIKNEIMETLDEGYKINFIEAKGESTSELQQKLNDFLNNSKVDVVITAGVLSSHLAVKRQKLNKPLIAPYILDPKFLTTSIQQDKSGIKNLNFITCKRFLKRDVTAFRSLSKFNKLTFVIAEDTAKIISNFKEGFNKDLEKQGVKTEYIYWKDLITGKVEQLKGSEAIYLSPLLTAQHDSKINQLLTKLNKKKIPTFTTTITDFNSKRDILAAYSHIEEINRRARTVALNLESILLGKNPEQLPIYIAKSEKTKKHFTINMKIANEIGNLPDWEILKKARLVNRQDKREKELTLKKAVQTSLSNNLDLKTKNKEVKISESDLKQAKNNRKPTVNVDMSYSRLRDEIAAASPMTQAEKTLDGGIEIKQVLFNEEVNANVDIKENLYRQAKEKKKEKELDTILKTITSYLNTLQMKSNVQLQQEDIRLTKENLNIARTKYRIGDSGPADIYRWESELAMNSSDLTQSKQQLKDIKDNLKRVLDMSLEERVSLNKFEVKGIIKKVKNRFKIDSPWELEKTTNQLAKQGIDNSVEIEQIDYALKAKKRECQMLRRDYYLPEVGLLARYNTYFDESGAGIRYGESEDEWQAALQISFPLYEGGNKEERLNKVEEEIEQLKTKRASLVNKLKQKIRSKVSNVSTQYQKFMDAKEAVEAATKNLDLVRDSYSKGRVSVSHLLDAQSALINAKRKKIVTKNNFLTAVAEAERTLGTFNIYNWK, from the coding sequence ATGAGGAAGATTGAATTATTGTTGTTAATATCTTTAATATTGATTAATTCATTATTACCAGGGGTGGCTTTAGGAAAAGATTTTGAGCAGACTAACATAGTAAATGTAGGTTTAATCTATGACGGAGATGATAGATTTAATCAAACTCTAAAGAGTAGCATTAAAAATGAAATTATGGAAACTTTAGACGAAGGATATAAAATTAATTTTATTGAAGCTAAAGGGGAGTCAACTTCAGAATTACAGCAGAAGTTAAATGATTTTTTAAATAATAGTAAAGTTGATGTTGTTATTACGGCTGGAGTTTTAAGTTCTCATTTAGCTGTAAAGAGGCAGAAACTTAATAAACCGTTGATTGCTCCTTACATATTAGATCCTAAATTTCTAACTACTTCTATACAGCAGGATAAAAGTGGAATTAAAAATTTAAATTTTATAACTTGCAAACGTTTTTTAAAAAGAGATGTTACTGCTTTTAGAAGTCTTAGCAAGTTTAATAAGCTTACTTTTGTAATAGCCGAGGATACTGCTAAGATAATTTCTAATTTTAAAGAAGGGTTTAATAAAGATTTGGAAAAGCAGGGGGTTAAGACGGAATACATATACTGGAAAGATTTAATTACAGGAAAAGTTGAGCAATTGAAAGGATCAGAAGCAATCTATCTATCTCCGCTATTAACAGCACAACATGACAGTAAGATTAATCAGTTATTGACTAAATTGAATAAGAAAAAGATACCTACTTTTACAACTACAATTACAGATTTCAATAGTAAAAGAGATATTTTGGCTGCTTATTCTCATATAGAAGAAATAAATAGAAGAGCTAGAACAGTAGCACTTAATTTGGAATCAATCTTATTAGGAAAGAATCCTGAGCAATTACCTATTTATATTGCTAAGAGTGAAAAGACTAAAAAACATTTCACTATAAATATGAAAATAGCAAATGAGATAGGAAATCTACCTGATTGGGAAATATTGAAGAAAGCAAGACTAGTTAACCGCCAGGATAAAAGGGAAAAAGAACTGACTTTAAAAAAAGCGGTTCAAACTTCTTTAAGTAATAATCTTGATTTAAAGACTAAAAATAAAGAGGTTAAGATATCAGAATCAGATTTAAAACAGGCCAAAAATAATAGAAAGCCTACAGTTAACGTCGATATGTCCTATTCTCGATTAAGAGACGAGATAGCAGCAGCAAGTCCTATGACACAGGCAGAAAAGACTTTAGATGGCGGAATAGAAATTAAACAAGTTTTATTTAATGAAGAAGTCAATGCTAATGTAGATATTAAAGAAAATTTATATCGACAAGCAAAAGAAAAAAAGAAGGAAAAAGAGCTAGATACAATATTGAAGACAATAACTTCTTATTTAAATACTTTACAGATGAAATCTAATGTACAATTACAGCAGGAAGATATTAGGTTAACTAAAGAAAATTTAAATATAGCTAGAACTAAGTATAGAATTGGTGATTCGGGGCCAGCAGATATTTATAGATGGGAAAGTGAATTGGCGATGAATTCCAGTGATTTAACCCAGTCTAAGCAGCAATTAAAGGATATTAAAGATAATTTAAAGAGGGTTTTAGATATGTCTTTGGAAGAAAGAGTGTCTTTGAATAAATTTGAAGTAAAAGGAATTATAAAGAAAGTCAAAAATAGATTTAAGATAGATAGCCCATGGGAATTAGAGAAGACTACTAATCAGTTAGCTAAACAAGGAATTGATAATTCGGTTGAAATAGAGCAGATTGATTATGCACTCAAAGCTAAAAAAAGAGAGTGTCAGATGCTTAGGAGAGATTATTATTTGCCGGAGGTAGGACTATTAGCAAGATATAATACTTATTTTGATGAATCAGGGGCTGGAATTAGATACGGCGAATCAGAGGATGAATGGCAAGCAGCTTTACAGATTTCCTTTCCGCTCTATGAAGGTGGAAATAAAGAAGAAAGGCTAAATAAAGTTGAAGAAGAAATAGAACAGCTGAAAACTAAACGTGCTTCTTTAGTAAATAAGTTAAAACAGAAGATTAGAAGCAAGGTAAGTAATGTAAGTACTCAGTATCAGAAATTTATGGATGCTAAAGAAGCTGTAGAGGCAGCAACTAAAAATTTGGATTTAGTAAGGGATTCTTATTCTAAAGGAAGAGTATCAGTATCCCATCTTTTGGATGCCCAATCAGCTTTAATAAATGCTAAACGAAAAAAGATTGTTACTAAGAATAATTTCTTAACTGCAGTAGCAGAAGCTGAAAGAACATTAGGAACATTTAATATATATAATTGGAAGTAA
- a CDS encoding DUF2325 domain-containing protein, protein MSILVVGGDRLGDISNKLSQLGAEEVKHITGRKCNKCKIGHGTDMVLVLTDYVGHSLCEAVKARAKSREIPIVFSRRSWACIYKKFKFVGLLN, encoded by the coding sequence ATGTCAATTTTAGTAGTTGGAGGAGATAGATTAGGAGATATTTCTAATAAATTAAGTCAGTTAGGAGCCGAGGAAGTAAAACATATAACTGGGAGAAAGTGTAACAAATGTAAAATAGGTCATGGGACAGATATGGTATTGGTATTAACGGATTATGTTGGCCACAGTTTGTGTGAGGCAGTAAAGGCTAGGGCAAAATCTCGAGAAATTCCGATTGTGTTTAGTCGTCGCTCATGGGCTTGTATATATAAAAAGTTTAAATTTGTTGGATTATTAAATTGA
- a CDS encoding epoxyqueuosine reductase, with protein MKLNLANEIVLIILGGIRINKIDELQFSSLILKKAKEFGADLVGIANVDELKECPSYIVAPKISEGEIGQRDGDLKPGEVDWPKNGKSVIVIAVSHPENKPKLDWWRGKTPPLGNKKLVEIIEQIIEWINNNYGEIETYHMPYHVEKGGIFLKDAAVMAGLGCIGRNNLLISPEYGPRVRLRAMIIDQNLPSTDPIKYDPCSNCEIDCLSECPQNAFEEIIYNEGKMGTKILPGKIGNYSRFRCNNQMEKDIEAAEKRNTTASYKSNNKAVKLLKYCRICEFSCPIGK; from the coding sequence TTGAAATTAAATTTAGCTAATGAAATAGTTCTAATTATTTTAGGAGGGATTAGAATTAATAAAATTGATGAGCTACAATTTTCATCATTAATATTAAAAAAGGCAAAAGAATTTGGAGCAGATTTAGTAGGAATTGCTAATGTAGATGAGTTAAAAGAATGTCCTTCCTATATAGTAGCTCCTAAAATTTCTGAAGGAGAAATAGGACAAAGAGATGGTGATTTAAAACCAGGAGAAGTTGATTGGCCTAAAAATGGTAAAAGTGTTATTGTAATTGCAGTTTCTCATCCTGAAAACAAGCCTAAATTAGATTGGTGGCGCGGGAAAACTCCTCCTTTAGGGAATAAGAAGCTTGTTGAGATTATTGAACAGATAATTGAATGGATTAATAATAACTATGGAGAGATTGAAACATATCATATGCCTTATCATGTTGAAAAGGGCGGGATTTTCTTGAAGGATGCAGCTGTTATGGCTGGTTTAGGATGTATAGGACGAAATAATCTACTTATTTCACCAGAATATGGTCCGAGAGTAAGGCTGCGGGCTATGATTATTGACCAAAATTTACCTTCTACAGACCCTATAAAATACGATCCATGTTCCAATTGTGAAATAGATTGTTTGTCGGAATGTCCTCAGAATGCTTTTGAAGAGATAATTTATAATGAAGGGAAAATGGGAACTAAAATACTCCCCGGTAAAATTGGTAACTATAGTCGGTTTAGATGTAACAATCAAATGGAAAAAGACATAGAAGCTGCAGAGAAAAGAAATACAACAGCTTCTTATAAATCAAATAATAAAGCGGTTAAATTATTAAAGTACTGTCGGATTTGTGAATTTTCTTGCCCTATAGGGAAGTAG
- a CDS encoding efflux RND transporter periplasmic adaptor subunit, producing the protein MKNTKNLVILLLISVCLLPIVGCSQSQDKFGTTKQVIRPVEYQQVKSKDIDSVYTYSGRVNSETSSNLSFRVPGEIEETLVSEGDEVTKGQLLAKLDQSDYQLRVKSLQAKLNRAEAQVRSAKSKVDQAKSGIDSARAQFIEARNNFNRIRKLFQNGNVAKAEYDRARSAKESAKAGLKQAKAKLNEAKEGLESAKAAVESIQEELELAKLKLEYTTLEAPMSGVIVRQYSQIGENVNGGIPIFALDNNDSFEIEVFVNEDFIPQIKRGQKVTVSISAINQKDITGVVAEIGRMASSKKYSGNYPVTIKIADEEIQNLKPGMTAEVHFNTLSNEQELVVPLTAVLSRTDKFVFIIERIDKTYGKVHRIPVKIGELTEKGVEIKEGLKSGQLIVTKGVNRIVDGQKVKLLTKEGGE; encoded by the coding sequence ATGAAAAATACGAAAAATTTAGTAATATTACTTTTGATTTCAGTTTGTCTATTACCAATTGTTGGTTGTAGTCAAAGTCAAGATAAATTCGGTACAACTAAGCAAGTAATAAGACCTGTTGAGTATCAGCAGGTTAAGTCAAAAGATATTGATTCTGTTTACACTTATTCTGGAAGAGTGAATTCGGAGACAAGTTCAAATTTAAGTTTTAGAGTTCCAGGCGAGATTGAAGAAACTTTAGTTTCAGAGGGTGATGAAGTTACTAAAGGTCAGTTATTAGCTAAGCTAGACCAGAGTGATTATCAATTACGAGTTAAATCACTACAGGCAAAATTAAACCGGGCGGAAGCGCAGGTTAGAAGTGCTAAATCTAAGGTTGACCAGGCTAAGTCGGGAATAGACAGCGCTCGAGCCCAATTTATTGAAGCTAGAAATAATTTTAATCGGATTAGAAAATTATTTCAAAATGGAAATGTTGCTAAAGCTGAATATGATCGAGCTCGATCAGCTAAAGAATCAGCAAAGGCGGGTTTGAAGCAGGCGAAAGCTAAGTTAAATGAGGCAAAAGAAGGATTAGAATCTGCTAAGGCAGCAGTTGAATCGATTCAAGAAGAGTTAGAATTGGCTAAGCTAAAATTAGAATATACAACTTTAGAAGCCCCTATGTCAGGAGTTATTGTGCGGCAATACAGCCAGATTGGTGAAAATGTAAATGGAGGTATTCCTATTTTTGCTCTTGATAATAATGATAGCTTTGAGATAGAAGTTTTTGTTAATGAAGATTTTATTCCTCAGATTAAAAGAGGTCAAAAAGTTACTGTTAGTATTTCAGCAATTAATCAGAAAGATATAACAGGTGTTGTCGCTGAAATTGGAAGAATGGCTAGTTCTAAGAAGTATAGTGGAAACTATCCAGTAACTATAAAAATAGCAGATGAAGAGATTCAGAATTTAAAGCCGGGAATGACAGCTGAAGTTCACTTCAATACTTTATCGAATGAGCAAGAATTAGTAGTGCCATTGACGGCAGTACTTTCTAGAACAGATAAATTTGTCTTTATAATCGAAAGAATTGATAAAACTTATGGTAAAGTTCATAGAATACCGGTTAAGATAGGAGAATTGACTGAAAAGGGAGTAGAAATAAAAGAAGGCTTAAAGAGTGGCCAATTAATAGTAACTAAAGGGGTTAATCGTATAGTAGATGGTCAGAAAGTAAAGTTATTGACTAAGGAAGGAGGGGAGTAA
- a CDS encoding efflux RND transporter permease subunit encodes MSLTELAIKNKYTTYALIVLLIAAGIMSYFGIRKAENPGYTVKSATIITYMPGASPEKIANLVSDEIEEVVKEIPELDYVESENRRGVSIVTVNLKDKYENVRPVWNDLRRKLEGESTYNIKGKLPRNTVGPFINDDYGDVYGTIIGVTGDGYNYAELEEKVENMKDELLGISDVAKVNIIGKQKKRIYLKYNRAKLNRMGLSVRKMKQILQTRNIILPSGSIDLGPEKIAIEPKGDYQSLEEIKKTLITSSDGNQVYLEDIAKVKRGYIDPPKSKVRVSNKPAYLLGITMHDKGQITSLGSKVKKKVKQFRRDYPVGINFETIVFQSDIVEKKVQKFTANLVQSTLAVILVLMLFLGIREGAIVATLVPVVVMITIFLMKILGIGIDQVSLSALIIALGMLVDNSVVVAESIITKLERGMEKKEASISAGKELMGPLLIASLVTCTAFSPIAFAEHSVGEFTGAIFYIVALALMMSWILALTMVPLTCMLLLKVKTFDTDGIHDGIFYKIHQMILRTLMENKIIFIILVVGLIFLGGKGMQSVPKKFMPKDHTKKTINFEVKLAKGTSIERTEEVARQLDDYIADQLQVKPKKEDVNFVKQLWSGFTTTKYQKEGVLNWSTFIGRGAPRFTLAWDPEGQKREYIQLLINTTSTQIIDDLIPKLEKYCINNFPTVAARGSRIEYMPVGKPVQLIVSGPDNDQLDKMANSVKDKLREIEGAERITDNWGGKSKKLRLNINQYKLKQAGLSNQEVAVALQTTFDGMELTKYRIGNEKIPVVLKETNTDKIKRKISKLKTTEIYSELLGRSVPLKQVADINVTWEPTVVHRKSRLSAITIKADTKEGITTAEVNSQLRPWLEKEKDKWGRRYDYEFDGEMANSKEANNAIGAKLPAGLIFILVLLIIQFNSYRKPLVIILLMPLLICGVAGGLLITGKNFSFMAILGTISLLGIIVNNSIVLIDRIETELEEFNRPPQEAILTAAKSRLRPIFLTTVTTVCGLLPLTVDPLFSAMAVALVFGLIFGLFITLVTVPVMYSVIYNVNFKNYDLEEGDSITQN; translated from the coding sequence ATGTCATTAACTGAATTAGCAATTAAGAATAAATATACTACTTATGCTTTGATTGTACTGTTAATTGCTGCTGGAATTATGAGTTATTTTGGTATCCGAAAAGCTGAGAATCCAGGTTATACTGTCAAGTCAGCTACAATTATTACTTATATGCCTGGGGCAAGTCCAGAAAAAATTGCTAACTTAGTTTCTGATGAGATTGAAGAAGTTGTTAAGGAAATTCCTGAGTTGGATTATGTTGAAAGTGAGAATAGACGAGGGGTATCTATTGTAACTGTTAATCTAAAAGATAAATATGAAAATGTTAGACCAGTCTGGAATGACTTGAGAAGAAAATTGGAAGGTGAATCTACTTACAATATCAAGGGAAAATTACCTAGAAATACTGTTGGGCCTTTCATTAATGATGACTATGGTGATGTCTATGGGACGATAATTGGCGTTACTGGAGATGGATATAATTATGCTGAACTAGAAGAAAAAGTAGAAAATATGAAGGATGAATTACTGGGGATTAGTGATGTTGCCAAAGTTAATATCATTGGAAAGCAAAAAAAGAGGATTTATCTAAAATATAATCGGGCTAAACTGAATAGAATGGGCCTGTCAGTAAGGAAAATGAAGCAGATTTTACAGACTAGAAATATTATACTACCTAGTGGTAGTATAGATTTAGGGCCGGAGAAAATCGCTATTGAGCCTAAAGGTGATTATCAAAGTTTAGAAGAGATTAAGAAGACATTAATTACTTCCTCAGACGGAAATCAGGTCTATTTAGAGGATATAGCTAAGGTAAAAAGAGGCTATATAGATCCTCCAAAGTCTAAAGTAAGAGTTTCGAATAAACCAGCTTATTTATTGGGTATTACTATGCATGATAAAGGACAGATCACTTCGTTAGGTTCTAAAGTAAAAAAGAAAGTTAAGCAGTTTAGGCGTGATTATCCTGTAGGAATAAATTTTGAAACGATAGTTTTTCAATCCGATATAGTTGAAAAAAAGGTACAGAAATTTACAGCCAATTTAGTTCAGAGTACTTTAGCAGTCATATTAGTCTTAATGCTTTTTTTAGGAATTAGAGAAGGAGCAATTGTGGCTACTTTAGTGCCAGTAGTTGTAATGATTACTATTTTTTTGATGAAGATACTTGGAATTGGTATCGACCAGGTTTCACTTTCAGCGTTAATTATCGCTTTAGGAATGTTAGTTGATAATTCAGTTGTAGTAGCTGAATCGATTATTACTAAGTTGGAACGGGGAATGGAGAAAAAAGAAGCATCTATTTCTGCCGGTAAGGAACTAATGGGGCCGTTATTGATTGCTTCATTAGTAACTTGTACTGCTTTTTCTCCTATTGCTTTTGCTGAACATTCCGTTGGTGAATTTACTGGTGCTATTTTTTATATTGTTGCTTTAGCATTAATGATGTCCTGGATTTTAGCACTAACTATGGTTCCTTTAACCTGTATGTTATTATTAAAAGTTAAAACATTTGATACAGATGGGATTCATGATGGTATTTTCTATAAAATTCACCAAATGATTTTGCGTACTTTAATGGAAAATAAAATAATATTTATTATATTAGTTGTAGGATTAATCTTTTTAGGTGGGAAAGGGATGCAGTCAGTACCTAAAAAATTTATGCCTAAGGATCACACTAAAAAGACTATAAATTTTGAGGTTAAGTTAGCTAAAGGAACTTCGATTGAAAGAACGGAGGAAGTAGCTCGGCAATTAGATGATTATATTGCAGATCAACTACAGGTAAAACCTAAAAAAGAGGATGTGAATTTTGTTAAACAGTTATGGTCTGGATTTACTACAACTAAGTATCAAAAAGAAGGAGTTCTAAATTGGTCTACCTTTATTGGTAGAGGAGCACCTAGGTTCACACTTGCTTGGGACCCAGAAGGACAGAAAAGAGAATATATTCAGCTTTTAATCAATACTACTTCTACTCAAATAATTGATGATTTAATTCCGAAGTTAGAAAAGTATTGTATTAATAATTTTCCTACTGTTGCGGCTAGAGGTTCGAGAATAGAATATATGCCAGTAGGAAAACCAGTGCAGCTGATAGTTAGTGGTCCGGATAATGATCAGCTCGATAAAATGGCTAACTCAGTTAAGGATAAATTAAGAGAAATTGAAGGTGCAGAAAGAATTACAGATAACTGGGGAGGGAAGTCTAAAAAGTTAAGGTTAAATATAAACCAATATAAACTTAAGCAAGCTGGACTAAGTAATCAAGAGGTCGCAGTAGCTTTACAGACAACTTTTGATGGAATGGAACTAACTAAGTATAGAATAGGTAATGAGAAAATTCCAGTAGTTTTAAAAGAAACCAATACGGATAAGATAAAGAGAAAAATTTCTAAATTGAAGACTACTGAAATTTATTCGGAATTATTAGGAAGGTCTGTTCCTTTAAAACAGGTGGCAGATATAAATGTTACTTGGGAGCCGACAGTAGTACATAGAAAGAGTAGATTGAGTGCTATTACTATTAAAGCAGATACTAAAGAAGGGATTACTACTGCGGAAGTCAATAGTCAACTTAGACCGTGGTTGGAGAAAGAAAAAGATAAGTGGGGAAGAAGATATGATTATGAATTCGATGGAGAAATGGCCAATTCAAAGGAAGCTAATAATGCTATTGGGGCTAAACTGCCAGCAGGTTTAATTTTTATTTTAGTTTTATTAATTATTCAGTTTAATTCATATCGAAAACCACTAGTAATTATTTTATTAATGCCGCTTTTAATCTGTGGTGTAGCTGGTGGATTATTAATAACCGGCAAAAATTTTAGTTTTATGGCTATCTTAGGAACGATTTCCTTATTAGGGATAATTGTAAATAATAGTATTGTTTTAATTGATAGAATAGAAACGGAGCTAGAAGAATTTAATCGTCCGCCACAAGAAGCAATTTTAACGGCAGCTAAAAGTAGATTAAGACCTATCTTTCTAACTACTGTTACAACAGTTTGTGGTCTTCTTCCGTTAACAGTTGATCCTTTATTTAGTGCTATGGCTGTAGCTCTTGTTTTTGGATTGATTTTTGGTTTGTTCATAACTTTAGTTACAGTTCCAGTTATGTATTCTGTAATTTATAATGTTAATTTCAAAAATTACGATCTAGAGGAGGGTGACTCAATAACTCAAAACTAA
- a CDS encoding MarR family winged helix-turn-helix transcriptional regulator — translation MKLKNSLSKYIATIYKDMGYYLYKEAEKYNLKKHHLIILFVLYNHEGITQSELKEILMLDEITITKRLKGLVEKEYIKKEQSKNDKRKKELYITEKGYEIQEELNDINERTNTILTQGVSKEEEKITKQVLKKMSENIYEFAQELRKNSQNK, via the coding sequence ATGAAATTAAAAAACTCATTAAGTAAATATATAGCAACTATTTATAAAGATATGGGGTATTATCTTTATAAAGAAGCTGAAAAGTATAATCTAAAAAAGCATCACCTTATAATCTTATTTGTACTTTATAACCATGAAGGAATTACTCAAAGTGAATTAAAAGAAATATTAATGTTAGATGAAATTACGATTACTAAAAGATTAAAGGGGTTAGTTGAAAAAGAATATATTAAAAAAGAACAAAGCAAGAATGATAAAAGAAAAAAAGAATTATATATAACAGAAAAAGGATATGAAATTCAAGAAGAATTAAACGATATAAACGAAAGAACTAACACTATTTTAACTCAAGGAGTCTCTAAAGAAGAAGAAAAAATAACTAAACAAGTACTAAAAAAGATGTCAGAAAATATTTATGAATTCGCTCAAGAATTAAGAAAAAATAGCCAAAATAAATAA
- a CDS encoding LuxR family transcriptional regulator codes for MERFQLNKEDVLLSWGRCTEKEISRDIFRPKVADEEELEKKLDRNQLLISVFKHVVREITCFLDGNYFFLLVDKEGVLLEIESSGEIKEQVIKSKLQLGIYFTEESSGTNANAMAMNLKKPVLVLPEQHYCKLFHKLYCFALPLSVEDKVIGYLDISTIGEKLQKELMVITNLLEEKIASDYKLVWEQELQKKNEVQLTGKQLEILKLFGSGLIEKEVADRMSCTESNIKYHKKNIFTTLDVTCSREAILKAIKLGLIKLEEIDV; via the coding sequence ATGGAAAGATTTCAGTTGAATAAAGAAGATGTTTTACTGTCGTGGGGGCGGTGCACTGAAAAGGAAATATCTAGAGATATTTTTCGTCCTAAAGTGGCAGATGAAGAAGAGTTAGAGAAGAAATTAGACCGGAATCAATTATTGATTTCCGTCTTTAAACATGTAGTCAGAGAGATTACTTGTTTTTTGGATGGAAATTATTTTTTTTTACTAGTTGATAAAGAAGGAGTTTTATTAGAGATAGAAAGTAGTGGAGAGATTAAAGAGCAAGTTATAAAGTCAAAGCTACAACTAGGAATTTACTTTACAGAAGAAAGTAGTGGCACAAATGCTAACGCAATGGCTATGAATTTAAAGAAACCAGTTTTGGTTTTACCTGAGCAGCATTATTGTAAATTGTTTCATAAGTTATATTGTTTTGCCCTTCCTTTATCAGTGGAAGATAAGGTGATCGGTTATTTAGATATTTCAACTATAGGAGAAAAGCTACAAAAAGAATTGATGGTAATTACTAATTTATTAGAAGAGAAGATAGCTAGTGATTATAAACTTGTGTGGGAACAGGAATTGCAAAAGAAGAATGAAGTTCAATTGACAGGAAAGCAATTAGAGATTCTAAAATTGTTTGGGAGCGGCTTAATAGAAAAAGAAGTGGCAGATAGAATGTCTTGTACGGAGAGTAATATTAAATATCATAAAAAAAATATTTTTACTACATTAGATGTTACTTGTAGTAGAGAAGCAATTCTTAAGGCAATTAAATTAGGATTAATTAAGTTGGAGGAGATTGATGTCTAA
- a CDS encoding mechanosensitive ion channel family protein, with protein sequence MNKFKSLFTSNPNQVITADLLTSAGIIILQLAGIFILSKLLFKFINYLIKNIFEEKKGYDKQTKQRNKTLKTILKSALRYLFYFVVVTTSLQVLGIPTASILAGAGVFGLAVGFGAQSLVEDIITGFFILFENQFGVGDYIKTSGVEGFVTEVGLRTTRIKNFDGDLHIIPNGNIKQVTNLTADLRRVTVDAAIEYEQDIGQAITVLEDLCQEVKLEYSEIISEGPKVLGVQELAASSVNIRVIAMVEAEEAWQLERVMKQKIKERFDEESIGIPYNHLTLVEK encoded by the coding sequence ATGAATAAATTTAAGTCACTTTTCACTTCGAATCCTAATCAAGTTATTACAGCAGATTTATTAACAAGTGCTGGAATTATAATTTTACAGTTAGCTGGAATATTTATTTTATCTAAGTTATTATTTAAATTTATTAATTATTTAATTAAAAATATATTTGAAGAAAAGAAGGGATATGATAAGCAAACTAAACAGCGTAATAAGACTTTAAAGACTATTTTGAAGAGTGCTCTTAGATATTTATTTTATTTTGTTGTAGTTACCACTAGCTTACAAGTGTTAGGAATTCCTACTGCTTCAATTTTAGCAGGAGCAGGAGTCTTTGGGCTGGCAGTAGGGTTTGGAGCTCAAAGTTTAGTAGAAGATATAATTACAGGTTTCTTTATTTTATTTGAAAATCAGTTTGGAGTAGGGGATTATATTAAAACTTCTGGAGTAGAAGGTTTTGTAACAGAAGTTGGATTAAGGACTACTAGAATAAAAAATTTCGATGGTGACCTACATATTATACCTAATGGTAATATAAAACAAGTTACCAATTTAACAGCAGATCTTAGAAGGGTAACAGTTGATGCAGCTATTGAATATGAGCAAGATATTGGACAAGCAATTACGGTATTAGAAGATTTATGTCAAGAAGTAAAATTAGAATATAGTGAAATAATCAGTGAAGGTCCAAAAGTTTTAGGAGTTCAGGAGTTAGCTGCTTCCAGTGTTAATATTCGAGTGATAGCTATGGTAGAAGCAGAAGAAGCTTGGCAGTTAGAGCGGGTAATGAAACAGAAGATAAAAGAACGATTTGATGAAGAAAGTATTGGAATTCCTTATAATCATCTTACATTAGTTGAAAAATAG